From one Staphylococcus kloosii genomic stretch:
- a CDS encoding DsbA family protein, translating into MLSFIAVILAAVVIFQSKQHLNLNKEGKRLAQAINTTKQVIPSWGHNKASVTITQFGNYLCSHCKQFDRDIVLRLEKDFKNNPQVQFQYIDVPFSNEISNINSNVSQKLYTLNKYKYWDLHHKIFTASPKASELNKTTTAHYQQHLLPLIDQLKLDHEAAQTLQELIKKPKALNHRQGLAHQLNIDHVPVLYINQKRIENITDYKAIKREIITALNNTTKNR; encoded by the coding sequence TTGTTGAGTTTTATAGCCGTCATTTTAGCAGCGGTTGTCATCTTTCAATCCAAACAGCATTTAAATTTAAACAAAGAAGGTAAACGCTTGGCCCAAGCGATTAATACGACAAAGCAGGTAATTCCATCATGGGGACATAACAAAGCAAGTGTGACAATAACGCAATTTGGTAATTATTTATGCTCGCACTGTAAACAATTTGATCGTGATATCGTTTTGCGATTAGAAAAAGATTTTAAAAATAATCCACAGGTACAATTTCAATACATAGACGTACCATTCTCCAATGAAATATCAAATATTAATTCTAACGTGTCTCAGAAGCTATATACGCTTAATAAATATAAATATTGGGATTTACATCACAAAATATTTACTGCTTCTCCAAAAGCCTCTGAATTAAATAAAACAACTACAGCTCATTATCAACAACATTTATTACCACTCATAGATCAACTGAAATTAGATCACGAAGCTGCTCAAACATTGCAAGAGTTAATTAAAAAACCGAAAGCACTGAATCATCGTCAAGGGTTAGCACATCAACTTAATATAGACCATGTACCGGTGTTATATATTAACCAAAAACGTATCGAAAATATTACAGACTACAAAGCAATTAAAAGAGAGATAATTACCGCATTGAACAATACGACAAAAAATCGTTGA
- the gyrA gene encoding DNA gyrase subunit A: protein MAEVPESRINERNITSEMRESFLDYAMSVIVSRALPDVRDGLKPVHRRILYGLNEQGMTPDKSYKKSARIVGDVMGKYHPHGDSSIYEAMVRMAQDFSYRYPLVDGQGNFGSMDGDGAAAMRYTEARMSKITLELLRDINKDTIDFIDNYDGNEREPSVLPARFPNLLVNGASGIAVGMATNIPPHNLTEVINGVLKVSHNPDVTIAELMEDIQGPDFPTGALIMGKSGIRRAYETGRGSIQMRSRAEIEERGGGRQRIVVTEIPYQVNKARMIEKIAELARDKKVDGITDLRDETSLRTGVRVVIDVRKDANANVILNNLYKQTPLQTSFGVNMIALVNGRPKLINLKEALVEYLEHQKIVVRRRTEYNLKKAQDRAHILEGLRIALDHIDEIITTIRESETDKVAMDSLQERFKLTERQAQAILDMRLRRLTGLERDKIENEYNELVAYIKELEEILADEEKLLQIVRDELIDIRERYGDDRLTEIQLGGFDNIEDEDLIPEEQIVITLSHNNYIKRLPVSTYRAQHRGGRGVQGMNTLEEDFVSQLVTLSTHDNVLFFTNKGRVYKLKGYEVPELSRQSKGIPVVNAIELDNDESISTMIAVKDLEREDNFLIFATKKGIIKRSRLNNFSHINKNGKIAIGFKDEDELIAVRLTDGSQDVLIGTAHASLIRFQEQSLRPLGRTAAGVKGITIREGDQVVGLDVAHSESEDEVLVVTKNGYGKRTPVSEYRLSNRGGKGIKTATITERNGDIVCITTVSGSEDLMVVTNSGVIIRIDVHDISQNGRAAQGVRLIRLGDNQFVSTVAKVDEEEETAKAEESIETTDADETQALNETETVVEDDTPGNAIHTEGEEEDNEPKELRQDFMDRVNEDIDNADNDDDTEE from the coding sequence ATGGCTGAAGTACCTGAATCAAGAATAAATGAACGAAATATTACTAGTGAGATGCGAGAGTCGTTTTTAGACTACGCAATGAGTGTTATCGTATCTCGTGCCCTACCAGACGTTAGAGATGGTTTGAAACCAGTACATCGTCGTATCTTATATGGGTTAAACGAACAAGGTATGACACCTGATAAATCATATAAAAAGTCAGCACGTATCGTTGGTGACGTAATGGGTAAATATCACCCTCACGGTGACTCATCTATTTACGAAGCTATGGTAAGAATGGCTCAGGATTTCAGCTATCGATATCCTTTAGTTGATGGCCAAGGTAACTTTGGCTCAATGGATGGTGATGGCGCTGCGGCTATGCGTTATACAGAGGCGCGTATGTCTAAAATAACGCTTGAATTATTACGTGATATCAATAAAGATACTATTGATTTTATAGATAACTATGATGGTAATGAAAGGGAGCCGTCAGTCTTACCTGCACGTTTCCCTAACTTACTTGTTAACGGTGCCTCAGGTATCGCAGTAGGTATGGCGACAAATATCCCACCTCATAACTTAACTGAAGTTATCAATGGTGTCTTAAAAGTAAGTCACAATCCTGATGTAACGATTGCCGAGTTAATGGAAGATATTCAAGGTCCAGATTTCCCAACTGGCGCGTTAATCATGGGTAAAAGTGGCATCCGCAGAGCTTACGAAACAGGCCGTGGCTCAATCCAAATGCGTTCTCGTGCTGAAATAGAAGAACGCGGTGGTGGACGTCAACGAATCGTCGTTACAGAGATTCCATACCAAGTTAACAAAGCACGTATGATTGAAAAAATTGCGGAATTAGCTAGAGATAAAAAAGTCGATGGTATAACTGATTTACGTGATGAAACAAGTTTACGTACAGGTGTAAGAGTCGTAATTGACGTTAGAAAAGACGCCAATGCGAACGTTATTCTTAACAACTTATATAAACAAACACCATTACAAACATCATTTGGTGTAAATATGATTGCGCTTGTTAATGGTAGACCTAAACTTATTAACTTAAAAGAAGCACTTGTAGAATATTTAGAACATCAAAAAATTGTCGTAAGACGTCGTACTGAATACAACCTGAAAAAAGCACAAGATCGTGCGCATATTCTTGAAGGTTTAAGAATCGCATTAGATCACATCGATGAAATCATCACGACAATTCGTGAATCAGAAACTGACAAAGTAGCAATGGACAGCTTGCAAGAACGTTTCAAATTAACTGAACGCCAAGCCCAAGCTATTTTGGATATGCGTTTAAGACGTCTAACAGGATTAGAACGCGATAAAATTGAAAATGAATATAATGAGTTAGTAGCTTATATTAAAGAATTAGAAGAAATTCTTGCAGATGAAGAAAAATTATTACAAATCGTAAGAGATGAACTTATAGATATTCGCGAACGCTATGGAGACGATCGTCTAACAGAAATACAATTAGGCGGCTTCGACAATATCGAAGACGAAGATTTAATACCTGAAGAACAAATCGTTATTACGTTAAGTCATAATAACTATATTAAACGATTACCAGTTTCTACATATCGTGCTCAACACCGAGGTGGTCGTGGTGTTCAAGGTATGAATACGTTAGAAGAAGACTTCGTAAGCCAACTTGTAACGTTAAGTACTCACGATAACGTCCTATTCTTTACGAATAAAGGTCGCGTGTATAAATTGAAAGGTTATGAAGTGCCAGAGCTTTCACGTCAATCTAAAGGTATACCAGTCGTTAATGCTATTGAATTAGATAACGATGAAAGCATCAGTACGATGATAGCCGTTAAAGATTTAGAGCGTGAAGATAACTTCTTAATCTTTGCAACGAAGAAAGGTATTATCAAACGTTCAAGATTAAATAACTTCTCTCACATTAATAAGAACGGTAAAATTGCGATTGGTTTCAAAGATGAGGACGAACTAATTGCGGTACGTCTCACAGATGGTTCTCAAGATGTGCTTATTGGTACTGCGCACGCATCATTAATACGTTTCCAAGAACAGTCATTAAGACCACTTGGTAGAACGGCAGCAGGTGTGAAAGGTATTACAATACGTGAAGGCGACCAAGTCGTTGGCTTAGACGTTGCGCACTCTGAAAGTGAAGATGAAGTACTTGTTGTAACTAAAAATGGTTATGGTAAACGTACGCCAGTAAGTGAATATAGATTATCAAATCGTGGTGGTAAAGGTATCAAGACAGCCACAATAACAGAACGTAACGGTGATATCGTTTGTATCACAACTGTATCTGGTAGTGAAGACTTGATGGTTGTAACTAATTCTGGTGTAATTATTAGAATTGATGTTCATGATATTTCACAAAACGGTAGAGCGGCACAAGGTGTTCGTCTAATACGTCTTGGAGACAATCAATTTGTTTCTACTGTTGCTAAAGTTGACGAAGAAGAAGAAACAGCTAAAGCAGAAGAAAGCATAGAAACTACAGACGCTGATGAAACTCAAGCATTAAATGAAACTGAAACTGTAGTTGAAGACGACACACCTGGTAACGCAATTCATACAGAAGGTGAAGAAGAAGACAACGAACCTAAAGAGTTAAGACAAGACTTTATGGATCGCGTTAATGAAGATATCGACAATGCAGATAACGACGATGACACAGAAGAATAA
- the serS gene encoding serine--tRNA ligase: protein MLDIRMFRTEPQLVKDKVAKRGMSESVVDEVLNLDEQRRQLISQSEEMKAERNKVSGEIAQKKRNKENADDAITAMRELGDKIKQLDEQLNDVDEQLTNHLATIPNLIHDDVPVGDSDEDNVELKRWGTPRTFDFEAQPHWDIVENLKMVNFERAAKVSGARFVFLTGEGAQLERALMNYMVTKHTTQHGYTEMMVPQLVNAESMYGTGQLPKFEEDLFKVEKEGLYTIPTAEVPLTNYYRNEIIGPDVLPEKFTAQSACYRSEAGSAGRDTRGLIRLHQFDKVEMVRYEKPEDSWDALEEMTLHAEAILEELGLPYRRVILCTGDIGFGASKTYDLEVWLPSYDDYKEISSCSNVTDFQARRANIRFKRDKASKPELVHTLNGSGLAVGRTFAAIVENYQNEDGSITIPEALVPFMGGKTKIGPVVK, encoded by the coding sequence ATGTTAGATATTAGAATGTTTCGTACAGAACCTCAATTAGTTAAAGACAAAGTAGCTAAGCGTGGTATGAGCGAAAGTGTTGTTGATGAGGTACTTAATTTAGATGAACAACGTCGTCAATTAATTAGTCAATCTGAAGAAATGAAGGCAGAACGTAATAAAGTAAGTGGCGAGATTGCTCAGAAAAAACGTAATAAAGAAAATGCGGATGATGCGATCACTGCAATGAGAGAATTAGGAGATAAGATTAAACAACTTGATGAACAATTAAATGATGTCGATGAACAATTAACGAATCATTTAGCTACTATTCCTAACTTAATTCATGATGATGTGCCAGTTGGCGATTCAGATGAAGATAATGTTGAATTAAAACGATGGGGTACACCAAGAACATTTGATTTTGAAGCTCAACCTCACTGGGATATAGTAGAAAACTTAAAAATGGTTAATTTTGAACGTGCTGCAAAAGTTTCAGGTGCACGCTTCGTATTTTTAACTGGTGAAGGTGCACAATTAGAACGTGCATTAATGAACTATATGGTTACGAAACATACGACTCAACATGGTTATACTGAAATGATGGTACCACAATTAGTTAATGCAGAATCAATGTACGGTACTGGTCAATTACCTAAGTTTGAAGAAGACTTATTTAAAGTCGAAAAAGAAGGTCTATACACTATTCCAACAGCTGAGGTACCATTAACTAACTATTATAGAAATGAAATTATTGGTCCTGATGTCTTACCTGAAAAATTCACAGCGCAATCTGCTTGTTATAGAAGTGAAGCGGGTTCAGCTGGTAGAGATACAAGAGGTTTAATTCGTTTACACCAATTCGATAAAGTAGAAATGGTACGTTATGAAAAGCCTGAAGATTCATGGGATGCATTAGAAGAAATGACGCTTCATGCGGAAGCTATTTTAGAAGAATTAGGATTACCTTATCGCCGTGTGATTTTATGTACAGGAGATATCGGTTTCGGTGCAAGTAAAACTTATGATTTAGAAGTTTGGTTACCAAGCTATGATGATTATAAAGAAATAAGTTCTTGTTCAAACGTTACTGATTTCCAAGCACGTCGTGCAAATATCCGCTTCAAAAGAGATAAAGCATCTAAGCCAGAATTAGTTCACACATTAAATGGTAGTGGGTTAGCGGTAGGTCGTACTTTCGCAGCTATCGTTGAAAATTATCAAAATGAAGATGGCTCAATTACAATTCCTGAAGCACTTGTACCATTTATGGGTGGCAAAACTAAAATAGGTCCAGTAGTTAAATAA
- the recF gene encoding DNA replication/repair protein RecF (All proteins in this family for which functions are known are DNA-binding proteins that assist the filamentation of RecA onto DNA for the initiation of recombination or recombinational repair.) — translation MKLTSLQLENYRNYEQIELDCHSEVNILIGENAQGKTNLLESIYTLALAKSHRTSNDRELIRFDKEYAKIEGELSYRYGEMPLTMFITKKGKQVKINHLEQSRLTQYVGHLNVVLFAPEDLNIVKGSPQIRRRFIDMELGQISAVYLNDLAQYQRILKQKNNYLKQLQHGQKTDSTMLEVLNQQFATYALKVTLRREKFIEELESLAQPIHAGITDDRERLGLRYLPSLKLSDVNKSETDLTEEVLTMLNDNMEREKDRGVCLFGPHRDDLAFDVNGMDAQTYGSQGQQRTTALSIKLAEIELMRIEVGEYPILLLDDVLSELDNSRQSHLLSTIQHKVQTFVTTTSIDGIDHEIMSNAKTYRINQGEIIK, via the coding sequence ATGAAATTAACCTCACTCCAACTAGAAAACTATCGTAACTACGAGCAGATTGAGTTAGATTGCCACTCAGAAGTTAATATTTTAATTGGGGAAAATGCGCAAGGTAAAACCAATTTACTCGAATCCATTTATACTTTGGCGCTCGCTAAAAGTCATCGTACATCTAATGACAGAGAACTCATACGTTTTGACAAGGAGTATGCTAAAATAGAGGGAGAGTTAAGTTACAGATATGGTGAAATGCCACTTACGATGTTTATCACCAAAAAAGGTAAACAAGTTAAAATCAATCACTTAGAACAAAGTAGACTAACACAATATGTTGGTCATTTAAATGTGGTGTTATTTGCGCCTGAAGATTTAAATATCGTCAAAGGATCTCCACAAATCAGACGACGCTTTATCGATATGGAATTAGGGCAAATATCAGCCGTTTATTTAAATGATTTAGCGCAATATCAACGTATTCTCAAACAAAAGAATAATTACTTAAAGCAATTACAACATGGGCAAAAGACAGATAGCACTATGCTAGAAGTATTAAATCAACAATTTGCTACATATGCGTTGAAAGTCACTTTGCGTCGTGAAAAGTTTATTGAAGAATTAGAATCACTTGCGCAACCTATTCATGCTGGTATAACTGATGATCGAGAACGCTTAGGTTTACGCTATTTACCGAGTTTAAAGCTATCCGATGTTAATAAAAGTGAGACTGACCTGACCGAGGAAGTCTTAACCATGCTTAACGATAATATGGAGCGTGAGAAGGACCGAGGCGTATGCCTATTTGGGCCGCATAGAGATGATTTAGCGTTTGATGTTAATGGCATGGACGCTCAAACATATGGTTCACAAGGTCAACAGCGGACGACTGCTTTATCAATTAAGCTAGCAGAAATAGAGTTAATGCGTATTGAAGTGGGTGAATACCCTATATTATTACTTGATGATGTATTGAGTGAATTAGATAATTCACGTCAATCACATTTGTTAAGTACAATACAGCACAAAGTACAAACATTCGTTACTACGACATCAATAGATGGCATAGACCACGAAATCATGTCGAATGCGAAAACATATCGTATTAATCAAGGCGAAATTATTAAGTAA
- the yaaA gene encoding S4 domain-containing protein YaaA, which translates to MIDLVEEIVVDGDITLGQFLKTEGIIESGGQAKWFLNEFEVFLNDELETRRGKKLNHQDRIDIPEVGSFLILHQGAE; encoded by the coding sequence GTGATTGATTTGGTTGAAGAAATAGTTGTTGATGGTGACATCACTTTAGGACAATTTCTCAAAACTGAAGGTATTATCGAATCTGGAGGCCAAGCTAAATGGTTTTTAAATGAATTCGAAGTATTTCTTAACGACGAGCTAGAGACACGTCGTGGTAAAAAGCTGAACCACCAAGATAGAATAGATATACCGGAAGTAGGTTCATTTCTCATTTTACATCAAGGTGCAGAATGA
- a CDS encoding NAD(P)H-hydrate dehydratase, whose amino-acid sequence METLSSVSIPKRKDDTHKGDYGRILLIGGNASLGGAIILAARACVYSGSGLITVATHPNNHAALHSRCPEAMVIDINDTKMLTKMIENTDCILIGPGLGCDFKGNNAITFLLQNIQSHQTLIVDGDAITIFSKLKPQIPTCRVIFTPHQKEWERLSGIPIDEQEYERNRQAADDIGATIVLKMHGTEIYFRNSDYKLPIGTPAMATGGMGDTLAGMITSFVGQFDNIEEAVTSATYTHSYIGDSLAESMYVVPPSRLISEIPHAMKRLEQ is encoded by the coding sequence ATGGAAACTTTATCATCAGTTAGTATTCCTAAACGTAAAGATGATACTCATAAAGGGGACTACGGTAGAATCTTATTAATTGGTGGGAATGCTAGTTTAGGTGGCGCAATTATTTTAGCGGCTCGTGCGTGTGTTTATAGTGGAAGTGGCTTAATTACAGTAGCTACACACCCTAACAACCATGCAGCACTTCATTCCCGTTGTCCGGAGGCAATGGTAATCGATATTAACGATACTAAAATGCTTACTAAAATGATTGAAAATACAGATTGTATTTTAATCGGACCTGGACTTGGTTGTGATTTCAAAGGAAATAATGCGATTACTTTCCTATTGCAAAACATCCAATCTCATCAAACACTTATTGTTGATGGTGATGCGATTACAATCTTTAGTAAATTAAAACCACAAATCCCTACGTGTCGTGTTATTTTTACGCCACACCAAAAAGAATGGGAACGTTTAAGCGGTATTCCTATTGATGAACAAGAATACGAACGTAACCGTCAAGCTGCAGACGATATAGGCGCAACGATTGTACTTAAAATGCATGGTACCGAAATTTATTTCAGAAACAGTGATTATAAATTACCAATTGGTACACCTGCAATGGCTACAGGCGGTATGGGCGACACGCTTGCTGGTATGATTACAAGCTTCGTTGGACAATTCGATAATATCGAAGAAGCTGTTACAAGTGCTACGTACACACATAGTTATATTGGCGATTCATTAGCTGAATCTATGTATGTTGTACCACCATCAAGATTAATCAGTGAAATTCCACATGCTATGAAAAGATTAGAACAATAA
- the gyrB gene encoding DNA topoisomerase (ATP-hydrolyzing) subunit B yields MNTLSDVNNTENYDAGQIQVLEGLEAVRKRPGMYIGSTAEKGLHHLVWEIVDNSIDEALAGYADQIEVVIEEDNWIKVTDNGRGIPVGIQEKMGRPAVEVILTVLHAGGKFGGGGYKVSGGLHGVGSSVVNALSEDLEVYVHIDNKIYHQAYKKGIPQFDLKVVGETDDDNTGTVIRFKADPTIFTETTVYNYETLQQRIRELAFLNKGISITLRDERESEKDEDGNQREDTYFYEGGIKSYVEMLNENKEPIHPEPIYVHESKDDIEVEIALQYNNGFATNLLTYANNIHTYEGGTHEDGFKRSLSRVLNSYGIKSKIIKEDKDRLSGEDTREGLTAVVSIKHGDPQFEGQTKTKLGNSEVRQVVDKLFSELFERFLYENPNVARIIVEKGIMASRARIAAKKAREVTRRKTALEVSSLPGKLADCSSKDPNRSEIFIVEGDSAGGSTKSGRDSETQAILPLRGKILNVEKARLDRILNNNEIRSMITAFGTGIGGEFDLSKARYHKIIIMTDADVDGAHIRTLLLTFFYRFMRPLIEAGYVYIAQPPLFKLTQGKQKYYVFNERELDKLKAELDPSPKWSIARYKGLGEMNADQLWETTMNPENRSMLQVTLEDAINADQTFEMLMGDVVENRRQFIEDNAVYANLDF; encoded by the coding sequence GTGAACACATTGTCAGATGTGAACAACACGGAAAATTATGATGCTGGGCAAATTCAAGTATTAGAAGGTCTAGAAGCGGTACGTAAAAGACCAGGGATGTATATTGGTTCTACTGCAGAAAAAGGACTTCACCACTTAGTGTGGGAAATCGTCGACAACAGTATTGACGAAGCATTGGCTGGTTACGCAGACCAAATTGAAGTTGTGATTGAAGAAGATAATTGGATTAAAGTAACAGATAACGGACGTGGTATTCCAGTAGGTATCCAAGAAAAAATGGGACGTCCAGCAGTCGAAGTTATTTTAACTGTACTTCACGCCGGCGGTAAATTCGGTGGTGGCGGATATAAAGTATCAGGTGGTTTACATGGTGTAGGTTCATCTGTAGTAAATGCTTTATCCGAAGATTTAGAAGTTTATGTACACATAGACAATAAAATATATCACCAAGCTTATAAAAAAGGTATTCCGCAGTTTGACTTAAAAGTCGTTGGAGAAACAGACGATGATAATACAGGTACTGTTATTCGTTTTAAAGCAGACCCTACAATCTTTACAGAAACGACTGTTTATAACTACGAAACATTACAACAACGTATTAGAGAACTAGCGTTTTTAAATAAAGGTATTTCAATTACGTTAAGAGATGAACGTGAATCAGAGAAAGACGAAGACGGCAATCAACGTGAAGATACTTATTTCTACGAAGGTGGTATTAAATCATACGTAGAAATGCTTAACGAAAACAAAGAGCCTATTCATCCAGAGCCTATATATGTGCATGAATCAAAAGATGATATCGAAGTAGAGATAGCTTTACAATATAATAACGGCTTCGCAACGAACTTATTAACTTATGCCAATAATATCCACACGTATGAAGGTGGAACGCACGAAGATGGATTTAAACGCTCGTTATCTCGTGTTTTAAATAGTTATGGCATTAAAAGTAAAATTATCAAAGAGGACAAGGATAGACTTTCAGGTGAAGATACACGAGAAGGTTTAACTGCCGTTGTATCAATTAAACACGGTGATCCTCAATTCGAAGGACAAACAAAAACGAAATTAGGTAACTCTGAGGTACGTCAAGTTGTCGATAAATTATTCTCTGAACTATTCGAACGTTTCCTTTACGAAAATCCTAATGTAGCACGCATTATTGTTGAAAAAGGCATTATGGCATCTCGAGCAAGAATTGCTGCTAAAAAAGCGCGTGAAGTTACACGTCGTAAGACTGCCTTAGAAGTTTCAAGCTTACCAGGTAAACTTGCAGACTGTTCAAGTAAAGATCCTAACCGTAGTGAAATCTTTATCGTAGAGGGTGACTCTGCCGGGGGGTCTACTAAATCAGGTCGTGACTCTGAAACACAAGCGATTTTACCGTTACGTGGTAAAATTCTTAACGTTGAAAAAGCACGTCTCGATAGAATTTTAAACAACAATGAAATTCGTTCAATGATTACTGCATTTGGTACTGGCATTGGCGGCGAGTTTGATTTAAGTAAAGCACGCTATCACAAGATTATTATTATGACAGATGCCGATGTCGATGGTGCGCATATTCGAACGCTATTATTAACATTCTTCTATCGTTTCATGCGTCCGTTAATTGAAGCGGGCTATGTATATATCGCGCAACCACCATTGTTCAAATTAACGCAAGGTAAACAAAAATATTATGTCTTTAATGAGCGTGAATTAGATAAGCTTAAAGCTGAATTAGACCCATCACCTAAATGGTCTATAGCACGTTATAAAGGTTTAGGTGAGATGAATGCGGACCAATTGTGGGAAACTACAATGAATCCAGAAAATCGTTCAATGTTACAAGTGACATTGGAAGATGCAATTAACGCCGATCAAACATTTGAAATGTTAATGGGTGACGTCGTGGAAAACCGTAGACAGTTTATTGAAGACAATGCAGTCTATGCTAACTTAGATTTCTAA
- the hutH gene encoding histidine ammonia-lyase: MVLQLTGNDLTIAQIKNFLNENETVEITDEALQRVKQSRAIVEDIIANKKTIYGITTGFGLFSDIRIDQGEYEQLQTNLIRSHACGVGKPFGEEVSLVMMVLRLNTLLKGHSGTTVELIDQLVYFINQRIIPVIPQQGSLGASGDLAPLAHLALALIGEGNVFYQGEEVDSRHVLSNLNRQPLQLQAKEGLALINGTQAMTAQGVINYIEAEDLALQAEWIAALTHQALNGITDAYNENVHKVRNFDEQTAVAARMLDWLEGSQLTTRQGEIRVQDAYSLRCIPQIHGASFQVFNYVKEKLEFEMNAANDNPLIFDEDDETLVISGGNFHGQPIAFALDFLKIGVSELGNVAERRLERLVNPQLNNGLPAFLSPQPGLQSGAMIMQYAAASLVSENKTLAHPASVDSIPSSANQEDHVSMGTIASRHGYNIIENTRSVIAIECIIALQAVEHKDIEKLSPKTRAKYDELRHIIPTITEDRQFHKDIAAVAQHLRDRAYNA, encoded by the coding sequence ATGGTATTACAATTAACAGGAAATGATTTAACGATTGCACAAATTAAAAACTTTTTAAACGAGAACGAAACTGTAGAGATTACAGATGAAGCACTACAACGTGTTAAGCAAAGTCGTGCAATAGTTGAAGATATTATCGCTAATAAAAAAACAATATACGGTATTACGACTGGATTTGGTTTATTTAGTGATATTAGAATCGACCAAGGGGAATATGAACAATTACAAACAAACTTAATCCGCTCACATGCTTGTGGTGTAGGTAAACCATTTGGAGAAGAAGTATCATTAGTAATGATGGTATTACGTTTAAATACATTATTAAAAGGACATTCAGGAACGACTGTCGAACTTATCGACCAACTTGTTTACTTTATTAACCAACGTATTATTCCGGTCATTCCACAACAAGGCTCATTGGGAGCTTCGGGAGACTTAGCGCCATTAGCACATTTAGCTTTAGCATTAATTGGAGAAGGTAATGTTTTCTATCAAGGAGAAGAAGTTGATAGTAGACACGTCTTAAGTAATTTAAATAGACAGCCGTTACAGTTACAAGCTAAAGAAGGACTAGCATTAATTAATGGAACACAAGCAATGACTGCACAAGGCGTCATTAATTACATTGAAGCGGAAGATTTAGCACTACAAGCTGAATGGATTGCTGCTTTAACGCATCAGGCTTTAAATGGTATTACAGACGCATATAATGAAAATGTACATAAAGTTAGAAACTTTGACGAACAAACTGCTGTAGCGGCACGTATGTTGGACTGGTTAGAAGGATCGCAATTAACAACGAGACAGGGTGAAATTCGAGTGCAAGATGCTTACTCTTTACGTTGTATTCCTCAAATTCACGGTGCTAGTTTCCAAGTATTTAACTATGTTAAAGAGAAATTAGAATTTGAAATGAATGCAGCAAACGATAACCCACTTATTTTTGATGAAGATGACGAAACACTCGTTATTTCTGGTGGGAATTTCCATGGGCAACCTATCGCCTTTGCTTTAGACTTCTTAAAGATAGGAGTAAGTGAATTAGGTAACGTCGCTGAACGTCGTTTAGAACGTCTTGTTAACCCACAATTGAATAATGGACTACCAGCATTTTTAAGTCCACAACCAGGTTTACAAAGTGGCGCAATGATTATGCAATATGCCGCAGCAAGTTTAGTATCAGAAAATAAAACATTAGCCCATCCTGCTAGTGTTGATTCTATACCATCTTCGGCGAACCAAGAAGATCACGTTTCAATGGGGACGATAGCCTCACGTCATGGTTATAATATAATTGAAAATACAAGAAGTGTAATTGCGATTGAATGTATTATTGCGCTACAAGCAGTAGAGCATAAAGACATTGAAAAATTATCACCAAAAACACGTGCGAAATATGATGAATTAAGACATATCATTCCAACGATTACTGAAGATAGACAATTCCATAAAGACATTGCAGCGGTTGCTCAACATTTACGTGATAGAGCTTATAATGCTTAA